Below is a genomic region from Isosphaeraceae bacterium EP7.
TCCATGCCCACGCCACGGCCGGAGATGTCAGTCACGGTCTCGGCCGTGCTCAGGCCGGGGTGGAAGATGTACTGGACGACCTGACGGTCGCTCAGCCTGTGCGACTCTTCCTCGCCGATCAGGCCCTTTGCCACGGCCTTGCGGCGGACCTTCTCGCGGTCGATGCCACGGCCGTTGTCGCTAACGGTGATGACGACGCTATTCCCCCGATGTGAGGCGGCCAGCGAGACCGTGCCTACGCGGGGCTTGCCCGCGGCCTCGCGGACGTCGGGCGCCTCCAGGCCATGGTCGACTGCGTTGCGGATCAGGTGGACGAGCGGGTCGCCCAGCTCGTCGATCATCCGCTTGTCCAGCTCGGTCTTCTCGCCCTCGGTCCGCAGGACCACCTCCTTGCCCGACGTCTGCTTCAGGTCGCGGATCACGCGATGGAATCGGTCGAAGAGCGGCCCGATCGGCACCATCCTGGTCTCCAGGACGCCTCGCTGGATGCCGTCGGAGACCCTGGAGAGATGATCGATGGCCTCCGACATGGCGGCGAGCCGCTCGCGCCCCTGGCGGATCAGGTCGAGTTCGACCTCGATCACGCGGAAGTTCTCGCGGAGCCTGCGGATCTGTGCGGCCCAACGGCCAATCGAGCCGCCCGCGAGATGCTCAGTGGCTTCTCGCCCCTCAAGGCCCTGGGCGATCCCATCGAGCCGGTCAAGGGTGTCGGCCGCAAGGAGCTGCGCGTTCGAGTCTCGGAACAGCTCGTCGAGCCCGCGGGCGATCTCGGAGAACCGAGACTTGCTGATGACCAGCTCGCCCGCCAGGTTCATGAGCTGGTCGAGCCGGTCGACGTCGACGCGGACCGTCTCGGCAACTCGCTTCCTGACCTCGCCCAGAGGCGAAGTCGCGGCCTTGGTGTCGGCCGCGGAGGCCTCGGGTTCGATTGCCGGGGCAATCTCATCACGCATCGAGACGTGAGAGTCAGGCGATTCTCCAACCTCGTCTTCGCGTTCTCCGGAAGGTTGGGGGGTGGGGACGACGGGAAGGGCAGGGGGCGCGATCGGGTCGGGAAGTCGGCCTTCGTCGGGCAAGACGCCAACGCCCGAGACGGCCTCGACGTCGGATCCCGCCACGCCGTCGACGTCGACCAGGGCTAGCAGGTCGCCCTCGCTGGCGTCGGCGACCAGCCAGATCCGGAAGCAACGGAGATCCTCGTTGTCTTCGAGCTGGTCGGCGGGCGGGTCGGTGGCCAGGATTCGGGCCTTGGCGGCGAGCCGATTCAGGACGAGTTTCGCCTTCATGTCGGGCCAGGGCAGGTTCGGCTCGAACCGGAGTGTGAGGCAGGTGATCACCTCGCCTTCCAGGCTCACGGTCGGCCGGATAGGCTCGGCGGTCGAGGAGGGCTCGTCCTCGGCCGACGGCGCGGACTCCTCCTCTTCGTGGCCTTCGGAAATCCGGACGACCAGGGCTGTCAGGGCCGCAAGGTCGACGGCGCTTTGGCCCTCGGCCCGGAGATCCTTGTGGTAGTCGCGGAGGGCGTCCAGGCAGCGGAAGCAGAGGTCGAGCGAGCGCCGATCGAGAGACCTCTTCCCGCTCCTGAGGGCGTCGAAATAGGCTTCGAGGTGGTGGGTCAGGTCCTTCACGGACTCGAACCCGAGCACCATCGAGGATCCCTTGATGGTGTGGACCAGGCGGAACACCGCGCGCAGCGACGCCTCCTCGGTGGGCGCCTGCTCCAGCTTGAGCAGCGCGTCGCTCAGGCTGGCGATCTGCTCATCGGTCTCGTCCAGATAGTAGGGAAGTAGGTCTGTCAGATCGAAGCCCGACATGGACAGGATCCTCTGGATTCGAGGCGATTCGTCGCGACCCGGTCAGGCCGGCTTCTGATAGAGCCAGGTCTTGTGCTTGGTCAGCTCGCCGAGCATCGTGAAGATCCCTTCGGTGGGCCCGACCACCAGATACCCGCCCCGGGCGAGCGCGTCGAGAAGGCGTCGAACGACGACTCGCTTGGATTCGTCATCGAAGTAGATCAGCACGTTCTTGATGAAGATGCAGTCGAAAGGCTCCTGGGCGATGGGCCTGAGGAGGTTGTGGAGCTTCCAGGTCACTAAGTCACGCACCTCGGGCTTGAGCGTCCATCGCTGCTGGGCTGCGTCGTGGTCGAACGCCTTCTTCCGCTCCTCAGCCCCGATCAGGCGGACCGCCCTGGCATCGTAGCTCGCCAGGCGAGCAGTCGCCAGCGCGGCCCCGCTGATGTCGGTGCCCAGGATCGTGAGCTTGCGACCGCCCATGGCTAATCGGTTCGCGAAGACCTTCAGCGCGAGCGAATAAGGCTCCTCGCCCGTGGCACACGCGGCCGACCAGACACGCAGCGGCTTGTCGCGGGGGCGACCCTGCGTGGCGAGGCCGGGCAGGAACGTCCCGCCGAACCATTCATAATGCTGGATATCGCGATAGAAATAGGTCTCGTTCGTCGTGATGGCGTCGAGAAACGCCGGCATCTCGGACGCTCCGGCGAGCGAGGTCAGGTGGATGTAATAGGACTCGAAGGATCCGATGCCGGTCGCCCTGAGGCGGCGCCGGAGCCGGTTGCTGACCATCACTTTCTTAGAGGCGGGGATGCGGATCCCCGCGACCTTGTAGATCAAGGCGAGGAACCGCTCGAACTCAGGCCCGGTCAGCTCGCCGTTGATCACGCATCCCCCTCCGTCCGCAGCCTTTCCAGAATCTCCATCAGACCTTGAACTTCGAGGTCAGCTCTTTCAAGGTCGAGGCCTGGGCCCCCAGCTCCTCGGCGCTGGCGGAGAGTTGCTCGGAACTGGCCGCGTTGGTCTCGGTGATGGTGGAGACGTCCTGGATCGCCTTGCTGACCTCGCTCGCCGACTCGGACTGTTCCTGCGTGGCTTTGGCAATCTTGGCGATGCTCGCCGCGGTCTCCTCGACTCCGTGGACGATCGTCGCCAGCGACTGCCCGGCTTTTTCCGAGAGCTGGGCCCCATCGGCCACCCGCCGGGTGGACTCTTTGATCAGGGAGGTGATCTCCTTAGCGGCGGCCCTTGACCGCTCGGCCAACTTGCGGACCTCATCGGCCACGACGGCGAAGCCGAGCCCGTGCTCGCCGGCCCTTGCCGCCTCGATGGCGGCGTTGAGGGCCAGCAGGTTGGTCTGGCTGGCGATCTCGCCGATGACCTGGATGATGTCGCTGACCTGCTCGCTCGACTTGCGGATGAGGACCATCGCTTCGATCGCCTGGTCGACCGACTCGCCGCCCTGTTTGGCCAGGTGCGAAGTGCGCTCGGCCAGTTCACGGGCGGAATTGGCGTTCTGGTTGATCTCGACGATCGCCTTGCTGAGATGTTCGACCGAGGCCGACATCTCCTCGACGGTGGCCGCCTGGTTCTGAGACGAGTCGCTCAGGTAGCTGGCACTCTCGGCGACGACCCTGGCCCCCTCGGAGAACTGATTGGCCGATTCGATTACCTGGCCGATGACCTGCTTCAGATCGTCGGTCATCTCGGCGATGGCGCTGCCGAGCCGGCCCATGTCGCCGTCACCCTTGACCTCGACCTCGACGGTCAGGTCTCCCTTGGCGGCGGCCTGGGCTACCTTCATCAGCTGGTTGACGTTACGTTCCATGTCGTGCTTGGCCCGCTCGACTTCGGCCTGGCGGCGGACCCGCTCCAGTCGCGTCGAGATCATCCGTCCAATGCTCTTGAGGGTGTCAAGGCGATGCTCGGAGAGCTGGAGCTTCTTCTCACTGGTGAAGTCGAGCGCCCCCGTGACGACGCCGTCGACCAAAATCGGCAGGCCGACCGCCGAGTTCAGGCCCGCCGCGTTGGCCGCCGCGGCCCTGGGGTCAGCCGACCTGTTGGGCATCTCCGTCAGGACGACCATCTCGCGGGTCTGCCAGACGAGCCCTAGCGCGCCCTCCCCCTCGCGATAGCGTGCCTCCCGCGTCGCCCGGCGGAACTCCTCGGCCACATATCCGGAATCGGCCGTGAATTTCAGGACCCGCTCGGCCGGGTCCAACACCCAGGTCGCCCCGTAGGTCCACCCGAACGTCTCGCGTATCGTTTCCAGCGCGGTCATGGCCACCTCATGTTCGGTGGTGGCCCGGCCCATCGCCTGGAGGAGTTGGTTGATCGCGGACGTGTCCGAGGCCATCTCGACCTCGCGAGCCTCGGCCTGGATCTTCTCGGTCACGATGTCCCAGGTCAGCATCGGCCCGAGATATTTGCCCGACTTATCGAGGATCGCGCTGACGAGCAGATCGGCCTGCTCGGGGCCGATCTGGATCAGGGCGCGGTGAGGGAGATTCTTGGGATCGGCCAGCAGGCGCCTCTGATGTGAGGGGTCGCGGTGGAACATGTCGATCGACCGGCCCATCATCTCCTCGGGCTTGCAGGGCAGGTAGGCCTCGATCCGCTTCATGAGCTTGAGCGTTGCCGGGTTCATGTAGCGGATCTTCAGGTCGCGATCGGCGAACATCATGCTCGTCGGGGCATTCTCGAGCATCTGCGCCTGGCGGACCATCTCCTGCTGCTCGCCCAGGACGGTGATCTTGTCGGAGGCGAGCCGGGCGATCGCCCGCAGGGCGTCGAGCCGCTCGCGGGTGATATCCAGGGACTCCGAGGCGAAGAAGTCCATCGTGCCGATGACCTCGCCTCCCCTGAGGATGGGCAGGCAGACGGCCGCGCGCACCCCGGATCGTCGCGCAATCGGAGCCCGGCAGCAATCGGCGAGCTCGCCGATATCCTCGACGTGGACCAGCTCGCGACGGTGCCAGGCCCGGCCGTTGAGGCCCTCGCCGTCGGCGAACTTGGCCGCGCGGCTCACGCGGGCGAACTCGGCGTCGACCTCGCCCGAATCCATGGCGAAGACGAGGGCTTTCTGCTCCAGGTCGAGCGACCAGTACGACCCATACGCCCAACCGAATTCTCGGCGGATCGTGTCGAGGGTCGTCTTCACGATCTCGTCAATCGTCTCGGCGCGAACGATCGCCTCGACCGAGTCGATCACCGCCCGAGCGGTGCCCGAGGATGCGTCGTCCGCCTTCGGCCCGACGCCGTTGCCCTTGCCAATCTCATCAGCCAACGACTCAACGACGGGTGGCCCGTCCGTCCAGTTTGGCAACCTTCTCGGCCCGAGCCCGAAGCGGGACCGCTTGATCCGGCTGGGGCGTTCAGGCCCCTTGGGGCGATCGCTCGGCATGGTCGGTTCCACGGCTCACGCACCTTTTTCTGTGGACATCACGGGCAGAGCAGCGGCAACGGAGAGGCCCGAGGAGGGGTCGAGCTCGATCTCGCCGCGTGCGAAGAGCTTGTCGATATCGAGGATGATGATCAGGCGATCTTCGAGCCGAGCGAGACCGGCGATGTACTGCGTCGCGATGGCGGTCATCGCAATCGGTAATGGCTGAACCTGGTCGGCGGCGATCCGGACCACCTGCGTGACCTCGTCGACGATGAAGCCGATCGTCTTGTCATGGACGGAGACGACAATCGTCCGGGTTTCATCGTCGAACGGCAGGCCGTCCAGGCCGAATCTCTTGCGGAGATTCACGAGCGGGATGACCGTGCCTCGAAGGTTAATCAAGCCCTCGATCCACGCTGGGACCTGGGGAAGCCTGGTGATCGGCTTCATCAGGATAATCTCGCGTATCGTGGTGATCGCGAGGGCATAGTCGGCGCCGTCAAGCCGGAACCCGACGAGCTGACGGATTGACTGGTCCGCGCGACGAGGGTTGCGATCAGGCGAGGTCGAACTCGCGGCCGTTGTGGCGGACATAGAGCCCTCTCGCCCGGAGACACGACGGAGATGCGCAAGGATGAATCGGCGGCATCGCCGGTGGGAAGATCGGAGCGAGGCCGTTCGATTACGCGTCAATACCATATCATCCAAATGAGGACGAGGAGCGGGCCCACCGGAAAAATCCGAAAAGCCGACGCAGACTTCCGACCTTATGGGGCGTGTGTTCAGCTATTGGTAATCAGGACGCCAGGTTCTTGCCATGGAAGGGGAGTTCGATCCCCTCCACAGCGACCGGATCATCGCCGGCTGGCCACCTAGTCGCTCCAGATGGCCATTGACGACCCGATCCAGGTCGTGCACGTCGCGGGGCACGAAGTTGGCCTTCAGGCCGTGCTTCAGGTGCCCCCAGATGAACTCCACCGGGTTGAGGTCCGGGGCGTAGGCCGGCAGCCGCTCCAGATGCAGGCGAGGATAGCGTGACAGGGGCGTCCGAATCAGCGGCCCCTTGTGGTTGCTGCCGCCGCCCCAGATCACCACGACCGCGCCGCGCAGGTGCCGCAGCAGATCGCGCAGGAATGCCACGACCGCCGCCCCGTCGATGTAATGCGCCGGGTCGGTCCGCCAGTAGAGGCCGACACGGCGTCGCCGCGGGGCGACGGAGATCGCCGCAATCGTCGAGACCTTGTCGCGGTGCCGGCCGAACCCCGTCAGCACCGGTGTCCGGCCCCTCGGCGCCCAGGTCCGACGTAGCGTCGGGTTGAGGAAGAACCCGCTCTCGTCGATCAGGACGACGTGGGCCCGCTCGTCCCGGGCTTTTTTTTGATCCGCGGCCAGTCCTCGGCGGCCCAGCGGGCGATGGCCGGGTTGTCGCGTTCCACCGCCGTGGTCACGGGCTTCTGCGGCGAGTGGCCGCGGCGGCTGAGCCACTCGGCCAGGCAGTTGGAGTTGAAGCGGACGCCGTACCGCTGGGCGATCACCTCGGCCAGCCTGCGGGTGGTCCAGAGCTGGGTCTTGTCGCCGAAGGCCTCGGGGCTGACGGCCAGCCAGGACAAGACCGACCGCTCCTGCCTGCGCGACAGCTTCGGAGCGGGCCCCGGGTGCGGCTTGCCCTTGAGACCGTCCTCGCCGGCGGCGCGATAGGCGGCCATCCACTTGCCGACGGCCTTGAGCGAGACGCCCAGGAACGCGGCGACATCCTTCTGCTTCCAGCCCTCATTGACCCGCGTCACCGCCAGGCGGCGACGGGCTTCCAGTTCGGCGGCAGATCCCCGAGGTATCATCCCTGGATGCTACAGTCGATCCGACCGGGGTGACAAGGATCGGGCTATTTGAATGCCAATAGGTCTACCGCTTCACGAGCCAGTCAGAGGTGCGGATGTATGTGCCCGAAGGTAAGCTGATGCCCTAACAGTGAAATTTTCGGGAAACTACTGACTAAAGCTGGCCATGGTTTACTCTCGACCGAATTGTGGAGCCTTGTCAGGGCACAATCCATCAGGCCAGGAGCCCCTCGATGACCGTGCCTTCGACGTCGGTCAACCGGAAATTCCGCCCTTGGGAACGGTAAGTGAGCCTGGTGTGATCGAGCCCCAGCAGGTTGAGAATCGTCGCCTGGAGGTCGTGCACGTGCACACGCCCCTCGACAGGGCGGAAGCCGAACTCATCAGTCTCGCCATAGACGACACCTGCCTTCGTGCCACCTCCGGCCATCCACATTGTGAAGGCGTCGACGTGGTGGTTACGTCCGACTTGCTCGCGCACCTCACCCATCGGGGTCCGGCCGAACTCACCTCCCCAGATCACGAGTGTTTCGTCCAGCAGGCCTCGCGCCTTCAGGTCCTGGACCAAGGCCGCGCACGGGTTGTCGATCTCGCGGCAGACGAGGTCCAGGTCGCCGGCCAGGTCCTGGCCGGGTGTCCCGTGATGGTCCCAGTTACTGTGGTAAAGCTGGACGAACCGCACCCCACGCTCGACCAGTCGCCTCGCCAGCAGGCAGTTCGCTGCGAATGATGGCTGGCCAGGCTCAGCGCCATAAAGATCCAGCGTCGCCTTCGATTCGCCCCGCAAGTCAATCAATTCGGGGGCGCTCGCCTGCATCCGGAAGGCCATCTCGTAGGAGGAGATCCGGGTGGCAATTTCCGGGTCGCCGGTCGCGTCCAGCCGCTCGCGGTTCAGGTCGCCGATCGCGTCGATCACCGCTCTCTGACGCGCAGGGTTCGTGCCCTTGGGGTTCGCCAGGTTCAAGATCGGCTCGGCACCGTTGCGGAAGGGAACCCCCTGGTGGACCGACGGCAGGAACCCGGTCCCCCAGTTCACCGCGCCGCCGCGAGGCCCACGCGGTCCCGATTGGAGGACCACGAAGCCTGGAAGTTCGTTCGACTCGCTTCCGATCCCGTAGGTCAGCCACGCACCCAGGCTAGGCCGGCCGAACTGGGTACTCCCCGTGTTCATGAACAGCTTCGCCGGGGCGTGGTTAATTGGCTCGGTAACCACCGATTTGATCACCGTCAGGTCGTCCACGATGGTGGCGATCCGCGGAAGGCACTCCGAGACCCATGCCCCGCTTGCGCCATGTTGAGCGAAGGCGCGGCCCGTCGCCAGGAGCTTGGGCGGCTCCTTGGAGAACGTGTCCATGAAGGCGAACCGCTTGCCCCGAATGAAGGAATCGGGGATCGGCTTGCCGTGCCACTTGCCTAGCTCGGGCTTGTGTTCGAACAACTCAAACTGGCTGGGTCCGCCGGCCATGAAAAGGAAGATGACGCTCTTCGCCTTCGCCGGTCCATGCCCCGGCCTGGGAGCGAGCGGGTCGGCGTGACTGGCGGCGATATCTCCGCCGCGGCTCTCATTCAGGAGCGAGCCGAGAGCGATGGACCCAAGTCCGACGCCGCAATCGGCGAAGAATTGGCGGCGTGTCTGCTCGAGAAGTCTATGGTCGGGAGAATTCATATCATTCCCGCGTGATGAACTCGTCGAGGTTCAGGACCACTCGGGCTACGGTCGTCCAAGCGGACGTGTCATTCTGCTCATCGGCACGTTGACATTCCAATAATGCGTGCAGTCGCTCGCGCTCACGGCGGTTCGGCGTCCTTGCCAGGCATCGTCGGAATGCTTCGTCGATTCGCTCGTCGTCGGTCCGATTCCCTTCCGTCAGCCTCGCCGCCAGTGCGGCAGCGCACTCCACGAAAGCTTCGTCGTTCAGCAAGGTAAGGGCCTGTAAGGGCGTGTTTGACCGCAGTCTTCGCGTGCAGGACCGCGCACCATCAGGGGCATCGAACAATGTGAAGAGCGGATGCGGGGTCGCCCGCCAGAGGAACGTATACATCCCGCGTCGATATCGATCGGGACCGGAGCTGGTCGCCCATTCCCGCCGCATCTGCCCAAAATTCATCACGCCATCCGGCTGCGGCGGGAAGACGCTCGGACCGCCGACCTGCGGCGTGAGCAGCCCGCATGCCGACAGTGCCGCGTCTCGGATTAGCTCGGCGTCGAGTCGGAGTCGCGCCTGTCGCGAGAGCCGTCTGTTCTCGGGGTCAGTCGCCGTCACGTCGGCCCGGTATCGCGACGATTGCCGATACGTTGCCGACGTGACGATCAGGCGATGCATTGCCTTGAGGCTCCACCCGCTGCGTATGAACTCCGTGGCGAGCCAGTCGAGCAGCTCGGGATGAGACGGCTTCGCCCCCTGGGTCCCGAAGTCGTCATCCGTCTCGACGAGACCACGGCCGAAATAGACCTGCCAGAGCCGATTGACCGCAACCCGAGCCACGAGCGGGTTCTCGGGGGCGACGAGCCATCGGGCGAGATCCATGCGATCGGGGACCTCGTGGGACGTAGCCAGCCCGGGCAGGACTGTCGGCACGCCCGGCTCGACCTTCGCGGCAGGGCGAGTGAAGTCGCCTTGCGTAAGGAGGTGCGTCTCGCGAGGCTTCTCCCGATCTCGCACGACCATCGACGTCGAGAACTTCGGGGCGCTGCCCCGCAATGCCGCGATCGCCTCGCGGTGATGTTTCGAATCCGCAGCCTGGTCGATGAACGCGGCGAAGACGATCCGCTTCTGGAGGGCGTTGCGATTTTCGGAGACGATGTCAAACACGGCCCGCACCGCTTGCGACTGCTTCTGTCGGCCCGCCAAGTCGAGCGAGGCTTCCCACGCCGCCTGCTTGTCCTTCAGCGCCGGTTCATCGGCCTCGACCTTGGCGAGATAGGCGTGTGCTGCCATCTCAGCCGCCTCGGCCCGGGCGACGGCTTCGGGCGAGGCGAGGGGCATCTCGACCTCGTCAACATTGTTGAAGAACGCGAAGAATCGATAGTATTCTGATTGGGACAACGGGTCGTACTTGTGGTCGTGGCATTGACAGCAACCCATCGTCAGCCCGAGCCAGACCGAGGCGGTCGTGTTGGCGCGATCGATGATCGAATCGATCCGGAATTGCTCGATGTCAATTCCACCTTCCTGATTGATCGGCGTGTTACGGTGAAACCCCGTGGCAACCTTCTGGGCCAGAGTCGCCCCCGGCCGAAGGTCCCCGGCGATCTGGTCGATCGTGAACTCGTCGAAGGGCATGTCGCGGTTCAACGCGTCGATCACCCAGTCTCGGTACGGCCAGATCGTCCTGGGGGCATCGATGCTATAACCGTTCGAATCGGCGTATCGGGCCCCATCCAGCCAGAGCCGCCCCCACCGCTCCCCGTAGTGCGGCGACGCCAGGAGCCGATCGACCATGCGTTCGTGCGCGTCTGGCCGGTCATCGCGGAGGAACGCCTCGACGTCGGACGGGTCGGGGGGAAGACCCAGCAGGTCGAGGCTGATTCTGCGGATGCGGGTCGCCCGGTCGGCTTCCGGCGATGGGACAATCCCCTCGGCTTCCAATCCCTCAAGGATGAAGCGGTCGATCGGGTTGTGTGCCAACGCCCGATCCCGGATTGGGGGCGGCACGTGATGGACCGGCGGGACGAAAGCCCAGTGGGCCGGAGCCACCGAAGGGACCTCCTCGGCCGGGGCCTTGGCACCCTCGTCAATCCAACGTCGGATCGCTTCGATCTCGGCCTCGGAGAGGGGTGGACGATCCAGCGGCATCTGCTCGCCATCCCCATCACCTCGGAGTGCCAGCACCACCGGACTCTCGCCGCCACGCCCCGGCAAGATGACCGGCCCGTTCTCTCCTCCCTCAGCCAGTTCCCTGGCGGTGTCCAACCTCAGGCCGGCACGCGGCTTGGTCGCCCCGTGACAGCGGACGCAATGGGCTGCAAGGATGGGCTTCACACGACGAGCATAATCAACCTGAGTCTCGCCTCCCCTCGTAGGCGAGACGAGGCTGAGTAGGATCCCCAGAGTGACGGCGATGCGTCTCATCGTCAGCCTCATGGGTGAGCGGCTTGAGTGGATTCCGAAGATTCAACATCACCAGACTACAGGATTGTCCGGGTAATTCCAGAGTTCTCGGCCACGGTACATTCCGGCAATCAGTCAAGCGCAACAACCTTCACCCGGATGATGTGCTCACCTTCCGTCAGCGTCGCTAGTTCACGGGATGACGGCGGGCCGTCAGTGGCGATGGGGCGACGTCGGGTTTACACGCGGGATCGGGCCCTGAAGAATGTGGATCGCCAATGGAACGGCCTCGACACCGTGTCGGCCTTTTCATTTCGCGAGTCGTTCGGCAGAAGGCGAATCGATGTACGCTCGAATTGGCGGGATTCTCGGAGTGATGGCAATGATAGGGGCGGGTGCCGCGGAGGACACGCCCTACGTTGCCCGCCCATTGACCCGTACGGGCGAGTTCACCAAGGGGATCGAGGGGCCGAGTTGCGACCGCGAGGGGAACATTTACGTCGTCAACTTTGGCGTGGAACAGACCATTGCCAAGGTCAGGCCCGACGGACGAGGCGAGGTTTTCGTCTCCCTCCCCGGCAAGAGCGTCGGCAATGGGATCGTCTTCGACTCGCGCGAGCGGATGTTCGTAGCCGATTACGTGGGGCACAATGTCCTGCGGATCGACCCGAAGACTAGGTCCATTGAGGTCTTCGCGCATGCGGAGATGCACCAGCCCAACGACCTGGCCATCGCGCCCGACGACACGTTGTATGCCAGCGACCCAGACTGGCCCGGTGGCGGAGGGCAGGTATGGAAGATCTCGACGTCGGGAAAGGTCGAGCGGGTTGCAGCCGACATGGGCACGACCAATGGCATCGAGATCAGCCCCGATGGCAAGTGGCTTTACGTCAACGAGTCAGTCCAGCGGAATATCTGGAAGTTCCCCATAAGGGTCGACGGGACGCTGGGTCAGAAGCAACTCATCAAGCAATTCCCCGATTACGGCTTCGACGGGATGCGCTGCGACGAGGACGGCAACCTCTACATCACCCGCCATGGCAAGGGGACCGTCGTCATCATGACACCCGGTGGTCAGGTCTTACACGAGGTCGATGTCTTGGGCAAGAGCCCCACCAACCTCTGCTTCGGCGGTCCCGATGGCAAGACGATCTACGTCACCGAGGTCGAGCACACCCGACTCGTCACATTCCGCGTCGAGACGCCCGGGCTGGCCTGGCGACGGCGCCAGGCGAAGTGAATCGAAGCGACCCCACACACTCACGCGACAGCCGATGCTATCGCGACACCATCCGATCGGGAATATGAACATGACGCCGCAGACAAAGGCCAAATCATTGGGGATCACCTTCGCAAAGCAAGAGCCGGGCTATCTGGCTCTTGTCGTTCGCACGGGCGATCTGCTCATCACCTCAGGGCACGTCAGCGACATCAAGGGGAAACTCGGCGCGGGGCTGACGGTCGAGGAGGGGAAAGTGGCAGCCCGCGATTGTGCCGTCAAGATCCTCAATTCAGTCTGGAATGCCCACGGTACGATCGACGGTCTAAAGTTGTTGAAACTCTTGGGCTGCGTGAATTCGACTCAGGAATTCGTCGAGCAGCACTTGGTGATCAACGGGTGCAGCGACCTAATGCACGAAATCTTCGGAAAGGACGGCGACGGGTACCACGCCCGAAGCGCACTCGGCTTTGCGCAGCTCCCGACCGGCGCGGCAGTCGAGGTCGAGGCGATCTTCGAGATCAAGTCTTGAACCGGTCTGTGCGATAGGCGGCCCCCGACGGGACGCCCCGTCGGGTCATGGGGCTGTCGCCCGAGCGTCAGCCCCATGACCCGAGTCTCACCGAGAATCGTGACCAGGGTGTCCATCGAGCAGGGTCGGGTGTCCACAAGCCGTAGACAATTTGCCAGATATGATGCGGATCGAGAGTTTCTTTGCCTCTTCGAAATCGGAGGTGACGGACAACGAGACCTTCGCCAGTAGAGGGTGATATGAGCTGAAGTCGAATCCTGAACGTAGTTTAGGCTATGATCACGCACCTATCTCACCCCAGCGAAGTCTCCGACCACTTAGTGGTTCATCCGGCAAGTGTCCCGACACCCGGCACG
It encodes:
- a CDS encoding chemotaxis protein CheA, whose translation is MSGFDLTDLLPYYLDETDEQIASLSDALLKLEQAPTEEASLRAVFRLVHTIKGSSMVLGFESVKDLTHHLEAYFDALRSGKRSLDRRSLDLCFRCLDALRDYHKDLRAEGQSAVDLAALTALVVRISEGHEEEESAPSAEDEPSSTAEPIRPTVSLEGEVITCLTLRFEPNLPWPDMKAKLVLNRLAAKARILATDPPADQLEDNEDLRCFRIWLVADASEGDLLALVDVDGVAGSDVEAVSGVGVLPDEGRLPDPIAPPALPVVPTPQPSGEREDEVGESPDSHVSMRDEIAPAIEPEASAADTKAATSPLGEVRKRVAETVRVDVDRLDQLMNLAGELVISKSRFSEIARGLDELFRDSNAQLLAADTLDRLDGIAQGLEGREATEHLAGGSIGRWAAQIRRLRENFRVIEVELDLIRQGRERLAAMSEAIDHLSRVSDGIQRGVLETRMVPIGPLFDRFHRVIRDLKQTSGKEVVLRTEGEKTELDKRMIDELGDPLVHLIRNAVDHGLEAPDVREAAGKPRVGTVSLAASHRGNSVVITVSDNGRGIDREKVRRKAVAKGLIGEEESHRLSDRQVVQYIFHPGLSTAETVTDISGRGVGMDIVKSRIEALNGTVEARPEPGRGTTFTIRLPLTLAIMSVLLARVGEETYAIPLDHLDEIVEIGPGQIYRVHGRRSIEIRGKITSLVSFADVFRPDDTHPGVAEAEAIDAKHTVVIVSDGEATIGLIVDELLGMQEAVLKSLARNFRPIGGLSGASILGDGRVCLILDVEALIGMAALEAGRIDATSAAAGWRGL
- a CDS encoding protein-glutamate O-methyltransferase CheR, with the protein product MINGELTGPEFERFLALIYKVAGIRIPASKKVMVSNRLRRRLRATGIGSFESYYIHLTSLAGASEMPAFLDAITTNETYFYRDIQHYEWFGGTFLPGLATQGRPRDKPLRVWSAACATGEEPYSLALKVFANRLAMGGRKLTILGTDISGAALATARLASYDARAVRLIGAEERKKAFDHDAAQQRWTLKPEVRDLVTWKLHNLLRPIAQEPFDCIFIKNVLIYFDDESKRVVVRRLLDALARGGYLVVGPTEGIFTMLGELTKHKTWLYQKPA
- a CDS encoding methyl-accepting chemotaxis protein, which codes for MADEIGKGNGVGPKADDASSGTARAVIDSVEAIVRAETIDEIVKTTLDTIRREFGWAYGSYWSLDLEQKALVFAMDSGEVDAEFARVSRAAKFADGEGLNGRAWHRRELVHVEDIGELADCCRAPIARRSGVRAAVCLPILRGGEVIGTMDFFASESLDITRERLDALRAIARLASDKITVLGEQQEMVRQAQMLENAPTSMMFADRDLKIRYMNPATLKLMKRIEAYLPCKPEEMMGRSIDMFHRDPSHQRRLLADPKNLPHRALIQIGPEQADLLVSAILDKSGKYLGPMLTWDIVTEKIQAEAREVEMASDTSAINQLLQAMGRATTEHEVAMTALETIRETFGWTYGATWVLDPAERVLKFTADSGYVAEEFRRATREARYREGEGALGLVWQTREMVVLTEMPNRSADPRAAAANAAGLNSAVGLPILVDGVVTGALDFTSEKKLQLSEHRLDTLKSIGRMISTRLERVRRQAEVERAKHDMERNVNQLMKVAQAAAKGDLTVEVEVKGDGDMGRLGSAIAEMTDDLKQVIGQVIESANQFSEGARVVAESASYLSDSSQNQAATVEEMSASVEHLSKAIVEINQNANSARELAERTSHLAKQGGESVDQAIEAMVLIRKSSEQVSDIIQVIGEIASQTNLLALNAAIEAARAGEHGLGFAVVADEVRKLAERSRAAAKEITSLIKESTRRVADGAQLSEKAGQSLATIVHGVEETAASIAKIAKATQEQSESASEVSKAIQDVSTITETNAASSEQLSASAEELGAQASTLKELTSKFKV
- a CDS encoding chemotaxis protein CheW encodes the protein MSATTAASSTSPDRNPRRADQSIRQLVGFRLDGADYALAITTIREIILMKPITRLPQVPAWIEGLINLRGTVIPLVNLRKRFGLDGLPFDDETRTIVVSVHDKTIGFIVDEVTQVVRIAADQVQPLPIAMTAIATQYIAGLARLEDRLIIILDIDKLFARGEIELDPSSGLSVAAALPVMSTEKGA
- a CDS encoding transposase: MGRRGLAADQKKARDERAHVVLIDESGFFLNPTLRRTWAPRGRTPVLTGFGRHRDKVSTIAAISVAPRRRRVGLYWRTDPAHYIDGAAVVAFLRDLLRHLRGAVVVIWGGGSNHKGPLIRTPLSRYPRLHLERLPAYAPDLNPVEFIWGHLKHGLKANFVPRDVHDLDRVVNGHLERLGGQPAMIRSLWRGSNSPSMARTWRPDYQ
- a CDS encoding winged helix-turn-helix domain-containing protein, whose translation is MIPRGSAAELEARRRLAVTRVNEGWKQKDVAAFLGVSLKAVGKWMAAYRAAGEDGLKGKPHPGPAPKLSRRQERSVLSWLAVSPEAFGDKTQLWTTRRLAEVIAQRYGVRFNSNCLAEWLSRRGHSPQKPVTTAVERDNPAIARWAAEDWPRIKKKPGTSGPTSS